The genomic window GTGAGGATCACGTTCGCCGGCTTCACGTCGCGGTGCACGATGCCGTGCGCGTGCGCGGCGGCCAGGGCGGCGCTCACCTCGGCGCAGACCCGGACGGCGATCCGCCAGTCCAGCGGGCCCTCCCGAAGGTGGGCGGCGAGCGTCTCGCCCTCGGCCAGCTCCATCACGATGTACGGCGCCTCGCGGCCGGGCATCGTCGTCGAGGTGCCGAAGTCGTGCACGCTGGCCACGTTCGGGTGCACCAGCCGGGCCGCCGACCGGGCCTCCTCCCGGATCCGCTCCACCGACGTCGCCTCGTCGAGGCTGGGCGAGATCAGCTTCACCGCGACCGTCCGGTCCAGCACGAGGTCGTGGGCCCGCCAGACCTCCGACATCCCACCGATGCCGACGCGCTGTTCGAGCTCGTACCGCCCGCCCAGCGTCCTCATCGACCACTCCTCGTCCTCGTCCGGGATCCGATCCCGGTGCTTCGGGACGCGGTACCCGGGGCCCGAGCTGGGCAAACCGCCGCGGGTTTGCCGGCCGGGGCCGGCCGCGGCGGGGTAGCTTCCCCTCCAGGGGCGTGGTTACCACGGGTCCCGGCCCGGGGACGGAGGGTGTGCGGGTGGCTGAGGTGCGCGTACGGTTCGTCGGCGGACCCGCCCACGACCTGGTCCGGGAGCTGCCGGCCGACCCCGACGGCGCGCCGCCGCAGTGGTGGATCATGCGCCATCCCGGCCGCGCCGCGCCGCCGGCCGGCGGCGGACCGGACCACCTCTACGAGCGGGACCACCGGGACGGGTACGGCACCTGGACGATGCGTTTCGTCCGGACCGACCCGCTCGGCGCGACCGAGTGACGGCGCCGCGGTCAGGCCGGGGCGGCGCGGCTGGTGTCGAGGCCGACCAGGGCGAGCCGGGCGCCCCGGGCCGCGGCCAGCTGGGCGGTGTGCGCGCCGATGCCCCGGGCGGCCCCGGTCACCAGGACGACCTTGCCGGTCAGCGGGCCGGGACGAGGATCACCCATGGGCATGCCCGGCAAGTTGCCACCGGGTAGCCGGCTGCGGAAGGACCGCCGGGCGCGCCACCGGCCAGGCCCGCACGCCGTG from Micromonospora kangleipakensis includes these protein-coding regions:
- a CDS encoding SDR family NAD(P)-dependent oxidoreductase; protein product: MPMGDPRPGPLTGKVVLVTGAARGIGAHTAQLAAARGARLALVGLDTSRAAPA